A window from Sinanaerobacter sp. ZZT-01 encodes these proteins:
- the uvrA gene encoding excinuclease ABC subunit UvrA: protein MSKDIIIKGAKEHNLKNIDVVIPRDKMVVLTGLSGSGKSSLAFDTIYAEGQRRYVESLSSYARQFLGQMEKPDVEYIEGLSPAISIDQKTTSKNPRSTVGTVTEIHDYLRLMYARIGVPHCPVCGREISSQSVDQIVQQLLELGEGTRLTILAPIVRQRKGEHEKIIQRIKKEGFTRVRIDGETRELEGDEIKLEKTFKHTIEVVVDRIIVKQGAEGRLSESIELALHHGEGLVEALVQKKEGDPFELLFSTKFACPDHGVSIEELEPRMFSFNSPFGACTQCNGLGFIQKIDPDRVISDQSMSIADGALGAIFSSMEYGSFYRQMIEALAKEHNVDLNTPFQNLPKKFKTELLYGTKDRKLEYYYESRNGSQSYRNHPFEGVITNLERRYQETNSDYIKDKMRAYMNLIPCSHCEGKRLRPEVLAVTVGEKNIAELSDLSIREALKFINQLTLSEKDEAIAKQILKEIRERLTFLVDVGLDYLTLSRAAGTLSGGESQRIRLATQIGSSLVGVLYILDEPSIGLHQKDNEKLLKTLRNLTDIGNTLIVVEHDEDTMYAADHIIDIGPGAGIEGGELVAEGTVEDIIACDRSITGQYLSGKKMIPVPQKRREGNGKAISVIGAAENNLQNINAEFPLGKMICVTGVSGSGKSTLINQILYKSLAEKINGSKEKPGKHKNIKGIENIDKIINIDQSPIGRTPRSNPATYTGVFTHIRDLFAQLPEAKIRGYEKGRFSFNVKGGRCEACSGDGIIKIEMHFLPDVYVPCEVCKGKRYSRETLEVKYKGKSIFDVLDMNVSEALEFFKNIPTITRQLSTLEEVGLGYIKLGQPSTQLSGGEAQRIKLASELSKRSTGRTLYILDEPTTGLHFADVDKLIQVLDKLVEAGNTVVVIEHNLEVIKTADHIIDLGPDGGDRGGNLVVIGTPEQVVECSDSYTGKFLKPVLETYYKKM, encoded by the coding sequence ATGTCAAAGGACATTATTATAAAAGGTGCAAAAGAGCATAATCTAAAAAATATTGATGTGGTAATACCAAGAGATAAGATGGTTGTATTGACAGGCCTTTCTGGATCAGGAAAGTCTTCACTGGCATTTGATACAATTTATGCAGAAGGGCAGAGGCGTTATGTAGAAAGTCTTTCCTCTTATGCACGTCAGTTTTTAGGACAGATGGAAAAACCAGATGTAGAATACATCGAGGGGCTTTCACCAGCAATCTCGATTGACCAGAAAACAACCAGCAAAAACCCACGTTCTACCGTGGGAACTGTGACTGAAATCCATGACTATCTCCGTTTAATGTATGCCCGTATCGGTGTACCGCATTGTCCGGTATGCGGGAGAGAGATCAGCAGCCAGTCAGTTGATCAAATTGTCCAGCAGCTCCTGGAACTTGGAGAAGGTACTCGATTAACGATTTTAGCTCCCATCGTCCGTCAGCGGAAGGGAGAACACGAAAAAATTATTCAAAGGATTAAAAAAGAAGGCTTCACTAGAGTTCGCATTGATGGTGAAACACGTGAACTTGAAGGGGATGAAATAAAGCTGGAAAAAACCTTTAAACACACAATTGAGGTTGTCGTGGACCGTATTATTGTAAAGCAGGGAGCAGAAGGACGACTTTCGGAATCAATTGAGCTTGCACTGCATCATGGAGAAGGCTTGGTGGAGGCTCTCGTTCAAAAAAAAGAGGGCGATCCTTTTGAACTACTGTTTAGCACAAAATTTGCCTGTCCGGATCATGGTGTTAGTATAGAAGAATTAGAACCCAGAATGTTTTCTTTTAACAGCCCTTTTGGTGCTTGTACACAATGCAATGGATTGGGGTTTATTCAAAAAATTGATCCTGATCGAGTTATTTCAGATCAAAGCATGAGCATAGCGGACGGAGCGTTAGGAGCAATCTTTTCTTCTATGGAGTACGGAAGTTTTTATCGCCAAATGATAGAAGCGCTCGCAAAGGAGCATAATGTCGACTTAAACACACCATTTCAGAATCTTCCCAAGAAATTTAAGACGGAACTCTTATATGGTACAAAAGATAGAAAACTGGAATATTATTATGAGAGTCGAAACGGTTCACAATCTTATCGTAATCATCCTTTTGAAGGAGTGATTACAAATTTAGAACGGCGGTATCAGGAAACCAATTCAGACTATATTAAAGACAAGATGCGGGCATATATGAATCTGATTCCTTGCAGCCACTGTGAAGGAAAACGACTGAGGCCAGAAGTTCTGGCAGTAACAGTAGGCGAAAAGAATATTGCGGAGCTTTCTGATTTATCCATCCGTGAAGCGTTGAAATTTATCAACCAACTTACTTTATCAGAAAAAGATGAAGCGATTGCGAAACAAATCCTAAAGGAAATACGGGAAAGACTTACTTTTCTTGTCGATGTCGGATTGGATTATCTGACCTTATCAAGAGCGGCGGGGACTTTATCCGGAGGGGAATCGCAGAGAATCCGCCTTGCAACACAGATCGGTTCCAGTCTGGTCGGTGTTTTGTATATCTTAGATGAACCAAGCATTGGTCTTCACCAAAAGGATAATGAAAAGCTTCTGAAAACGCTGCGGAATCTAACGGATATTGGAAATACGTTAATTGTGGTGGAGCATGATGAAGATACGATGTATGCTGCGGATCATATCATAGATATTGGACCTGGAGCCGGTATCGAAGGCGGTGAGTTGGTGGCGGAAGGGACCGTTGAGGATATCATTGCCTGTGATCGATCGATAACCGGTCAATATTTAAGCGGAAAAAAGATGATCCCAGTGCCGCAGAAAAGACGTGAGGGGAACGGAAAAGCTATTTCAGTAATCGGAGCAGCAGAAAATAATCTGCAAAATATAAATGCAGAATTTCCACTTGGAAAAATGATTTGTGTTACCGGCGTTTCCGGATCGGGGAAAAGTACTTTAATCAATCAGATACTATATAAGAGCTTAGCTGAAAAAATTAACGGATCGAAGGAAAAACCCGGAAAGCATAAAAACATAAAAGGAATAGAAAATATCGATAAAATTATCAATATCGATCAATCACCGATTGGTAGAACACCTCGATCAAACCCGGCGACCTATACAGGGGTGTTTACACATATCCGAGATTTATTTGCACAGCTTCCTGAAGCGAAAATTCGTGGATATGAGAAAGGGAGATTTAGTTTTAATGTAAAAGGCGGTCGATGTGAAGCTTGCAGCGGAGATGGTATTATAAAGATAGAGATGCATTTTTTACCGGATGTTTATGTACCTTGTGAGGTTTGTAAAGGAAAGCGTTACAGCAGGGAAACACTAGAGGTAAAATATAAGGGCAAGAGCATATTTGACGTCTTGGATATGAATGTATCGGAGGCTCTGGAATTTTTCAAAAATATCCCGACTATTACGAGACAGCTTTCTACGTTAGAAGAAGTAGGCTTGGGCTATATCAAGCTGGGACAGCCGTCCACACAACTCTCCGGTGGAGAAGCGCAGCGGATTAAACTAGCTTCGGAGCTTTCAAAGAGAAGTACGGGAAGGACGCTGTACATTCTTGATGAGCCAACAACGGGGCTTCACTTTGCAGATGTGGATAAGCTGATTCAGGTATTGGATAAATTGGTTGAAGCAGGAAACACTGTTGTGGTAATCGAGCACAATTTGGAAGTCATTAAAACGGCAGATCATATTATTGATTTGGGACCAGATGGCGGTGACCGTGGAGGGAATCTTGTCGTTATAGGGACACCAGAGCAGGTGGTAGAATGCTCGGATTCTTATACTGGTAAATTTTTAAAGCCTGTATTGGAAACATATTATAAAAAAATGTGA
- a CDS encoding nicotinate phosphoribosyltransferase, whose protein sequence is MERTNMTMLTDFYELTMANGYFEHGMGDQIAYFDMFFRKIPDGGGFAIVAGLEQVITYLKGLSFSEDDLNYLRSKGIFSEEFLDFLRDFKFTCDVWAIPEGTPVFPGEPLITVRGPVIQAQFVETMILLIMNHQSLIATKANRIVRSAQGRGVMEFGSRRAHGATAAIIGARAAYIGGCVGTACTLTDQEYGIPAMGTMAHSWVQMFDSELEAFEKYAELYPTNCVLLVDTYNVLKCGVPNAIKVFKEKKPQNMGIRIDSGDITYLTKRARAMLDEAGFKDCKIIVSNSFDEYLIRDVISQGAKIDSFGVGERLITSKTEPVFGGVYKLAALESNGKIIPKIKISENVGKITNPGFKKVYRLYDKGTNQAFADVITLNHERIPSGSDYEIFNPEATWKRKKICNFYAKDLRVQVFNEGELVYKSPTVYEIREYCMDQINTLWDEIKRFENPHIYYVDLSKELWELKTKLIRDLQG, encoded by the coding sequence ATGGAGCGAACAAACATGACCATGTTGACCGATTTTTATGAGTTGACTATGGCAAATGGATATTTTGAGCATGGAATGGGAGATCAAATCGCATATTTTGATATGTTTTTCAGGAAAATCCCAGATGGCGGTGGGTTTGCCATTGTGGCCGGTTTAGAACAAGTAATTACTTATTTAAAAGGTCTTTCTTTTAGCGAAGATGATTTAAACTATTTAAGAAGCAAGGGAATATTCAGTGAGGAATTTTTAGATTTTTTAAGAGATTTTAAGTTTACTTGTGACGTATGGGCTATTCCGGAAGGTACGCCGGTATTTCCGGGTGAACCGTTGATTACGGTGCGGGGACCTGTGATCCAAGCCCAATTTGTAGAGACTATGATTTTGTTAATTATGAACCATCAAAGTCTAATTGCAACGAAAGCAAACCGTATTGTTCGTTCTGCACAGGGAAGAGGAGTTATGGAGTTCGGTTCGCGACGTGCACATGGTGCTACGGCAGCGATTATCGGTGCAAGGGCTGCGTATATAGGTGGCTGTGTAGGAACTGCATGTACCCTCACTGATCAAGAGTATGGAATTCCGGCGATGGGAACGATGGCTCATAGCTGGGTACAGATGTTTGATTCTGAGTTGGAGGCATTTGAAAAATATGCGGAACTTTACCCAACCAATTGCGTACTTTTGGTGGATACGTATAATGTATTAAAATGCGGTGTTCCGAATGCAATCAAAGTTTTTAAGGAAAAGAAGCCACAAAATATGGGAATCCGCATTGACAGCGGAGACATTACTTATCTCACGAAACGGGCTAGAGCAATGCTAGATGAAGCAGGATTTAAAGATTGTAAGATCATTGTATCAAACTCTTTTGATGAATATCTAATTCGGGATGTAATCAGTCAGGGAGCAAAGATTGATTCTTTCGGAGTTGGTGAACGGTTAATCACTTCGAAGACGGAACCCGTGTTCGGAGGTGTATATAAATTGGCCGCATTGGAATCCAACGGCAAAATTATACCTAAAATTAAGATCAGTGAAAATGTTGGAAAAATAACGAATCCAGGGTTCAAAAAAGTATATCGGTTATATGATAAAGGGACAAATCAGGCGTTTGCAGACGTCATCACTTTAAATCATGAGAGAATTCCAAGCGGAAGTGATTATGAAATCTTCAATCCGGAAGCAACTTGGAAGCGAAAGAAGATCTGTAATTTTTATGCAAAGGATTTACGTGTACAGGTTTTTAATGAAGGCGAGTTAGTTTATAAATCACCCACAGTGTACGAAATTCGAGAGTACTGTATGGATCAGATTAATACATTATGGGATGAAATCAAACGATTTGAAAATCCGCATATTTACTATGTAGATCTCTCCAAAGAGTTGTGGGAATTGAAAACAAAGCTGATTAGAGATCTTCAAGGATAG
- a CDS encoding GntR family transcriptional regulator — MDHYLSLKDHVYNYISERINSGTLKPDDKINESQVSEELHISRTPVREALIQLASDGYLDNLPRKGFRVKYLTVKKAKDLYDVIGTLDGRAAVICIQLLKETDLSKMESLIKSMDAAIESGLSNQYYELQMEFHNVYLNLCPNTEITALLNKLKNNFIRKYYVFENPDNELSILRETNDQHYEILRLFKEKNASELERFIRDVHWSSSKAQFDSLLR, encoded by the coding sequence ATGGATCATTATTTGTCCCTGAAGGATCATGTGTATAATTACATTTCTGAGCGCATCAATTCAGGTACACTGAAACCGGATGATAAGATCAATGAATCGCAGGTTAGTGAAGAGCTTCATATCAGCCGTACGCCAGTTCGTGAAGCTCTGATTCAACTTGCCTCAGACGGATATTTAGACAACCTTCCAAGAAAAGGATTTCGCGTAAAGTATTTAACTGTGAAAAAAGCAAAGGACTTATATGATGTGATCGGTACTTTAGATGGTCGTGCCGCAGTTATATGTATTCAGCTGCTTAAAGAAACGGATCTTTCCAAGATGGAATCTTTAATTAAATCTATGGACGCCGCTATTGAGAGCGGTCTAAGCAATCAGTATTACGAACTTCAGATGGAATTTCATAACGTATATTTAAATCTATGTCCAAATACGGAAATTACAGCTTTACTGAACAAGTTAAAAAATAATTTCATCCGCAAATACTATGTATTTGAAAATCCGGATAATGAACTTTCTATATTAAGAGAAACAAACGATCAGCACTATGAAATACTTCGTCTATTTAAAGAAAAAAACGCTTCGGAATTGGAGCGTTTTATACGTGATGTTCACTGGAGCAGCAGTAAAGCACAATTCGATTCTCTGCTAAGATAA
- a CDS encoding dimethylarginine dimethylaminohydrolase family protein, whose translation MKYGCQSMVGKIESILLKHPANAFISQENLDRTWEEFKYFGCPDYQKVLQEYEVFESIVKKNVENVYYLPQDVRTGLDSIYTHDPLKITKKGAIYFPMGKVLRSKEYMATKDYLESIGIPTLGVIEAPGKMEGGDVLWIDEKTVAIGRGYRTNDEGIRQFKELTNDIIDEYVIVPMPHGDGEDCCLHLMSIISFVDTDKAVVYSKFMPVFFREWLLEKGIQLIECNDEEYDYLGSNLLALEPGKCILIAGCPDIQKKLEDVGVNVETYEGKEMSYRGTGGPTCLTCPLTRL comes from the coding sequence ATGAAGTATGGTTGTCAATCTATGGTAGGCAAAATTGAATCTATTTTATTAAAGCATCCAGCCAATGCGTTTATTAGTCAGGAGAATTTAGATAGAACGTGGGAAGAGTTTAAATATTTTGGCTGTCCGGATTATCAAAAAGTGCTGCAAGAATACGAGGTATTTGAAAGTATAGTAAAGAAAAACGTAGAGAATGTTTATTATCTTCCACAGGATGTGCGTACGGGCTTGGATTCCATATACACACATGATCCATTAAAGATCACAAAAAAAGGTGCGATTTATTTTCCAATGGGGAAAGTATTGCGCAGTAAAGAGTATATGGCGACGAAAGACTATTTGGAAAGCATTGGAATACCGACGCTTGGTGTAATTGAGGCTCCGGGGAAAATGGAAGGGGGTGATGTCCTTTGGATTGACGAAAAGACGGTGGCAATCGGCAGAGGATACCGAACCAATGATGAAGGGATACGTCAATTTAAGGAGCTTACAAATGACATAATTGACGAGTATGTTATTGTACCGATGCCTCATGGAGATGGGGAGGATTGCTGCTTGCACCTTATGAGCATCATTAGCTTTGTAGATACGGACAAAGCAGTTGTTTATTCTAAATTCATGCCAGTATTTTTTAGAGAATGGCTATTGGAAAAAGGAATTCAGCTTATTGAGTGCAACGATGAAGAATACGATTATTTAGGATCAAATTTGCTTGCATTAGAGCCGGGAAAATGTATTTTGATTGCAGGGTGTCCGGACATTCAGAAAAAATTGGAAGATGTAGGTGTCAATGTAGAAACATACGAAGGAAAGGAAATGTCTTATAGGGGAACTGGTGGGCCGACTTGCTTGACTTGTCCACTCACTCGGTTGTAA
- a CDS encoding M20/M25/M40 family metallo-hydrolase — translation MKKDIVFDRIGEEIKEIVYHYIKAESFTYSKGEKEAEGFFLNYFSKIPYFKKHQELYGAYPIFDDVFQRSVCWAMHKGNLSDTIVMIHHYDVVTIEDFKLLKPLAFSPDELEKELLKIKNTLQAEVQDDLESGNYLFGRGVCDMKGGGAIQMALLSYYTQLTDFEGNLIVIGVPDEENLSSGMRAAVILLSELQDKYGLQYKLMINSEPHQRKEFDKGVFSLGSVGKVMPFIYVRGSLAHAGKVFEGFNPLNLMSSIVRKTELNMELSDTVGEEASPPPTWLYLRDDKVNYDVSMPLSVSGCFSILTLNQTPSGILKKVKNICEEAFEEILTEMNDSYRQFQNATKQPIHKLPWEKKVIDFSALYQEAYEAYGEQFAQAYHKKMDMLHEKIKRNEMSLIACNFDLINFIYNYIDDLSPKIVYGLIPPYYPNVSNLFFENLGDSIKNIAEELNEFTMKEWEQEYIKEYFYTGISDLSYTSIGNVKQVTKSLEDSMPFFGKMYNIPAASIEKISMPVINIGPWGKDFHKLTERVLKEDLYERTPRIIKHAIDRTLKQLV, via the coding sequence ATGAAAAAGGATATTGTATTTGACCGTATCGGCGAAGAAATCAAAGAAATTGTTTATCACTATATTAAAGCAGAGAGTTTCACTTATTCAAAAGGAGAGAAAGAAGCAGAAGGATTTTTTCTAAATTATTTTAGCAAAATACCGTATTTTAAAAAGCATCAAGAACTTTATGGTGCGTATCCCATTTTTGATGATGTATTTCAACGCTCCGTGTGCTGGGCAATGCATAAGGGGAATTTGAGCGATACAATTGTGATGATTCACCATTACGATGTAGTAACAATTGAAGATTTTAAGCTATTAAAGCCTTTGGCGTTCTCCCCAGATGAATTGGAAAAAGAACTGCTTAAAATAAAGAATACGCTTCAGGCAGAAGTGCAAGATGACTTGGAAAGCGGGAACTATTTATTCGGAAGAGGCGTTTGCGATATGAAGGGAGGGGGGGCGATTCAGATGGCTTTGCTTTCCTATTATACACAGCTGACAGATTTTGAAGGAAACCTTATTGTGATCGGTGTACCGGATGAAGAAAATTTATCTTCTGGAATGAGAGCAGCTGTTATATTGCTCTCAGAGCTTCAGGATAAATATGGATTGCAGTATAAATTGATGATCAACTCTGAACCGCATCAACGCAAAGAATTTGATAAAGGAGTCTTTTCGCTTGGGTCTGTTGGAAAAGTAATGCCTTTCATTTATGTAAGAGGTTCTCTTGCACATGCAGGAAAGGTGTTTGAAGGCTTTAATCCTTTAAACTTAATGAGCAGCATTGTACGAAAAACCGAGCTTAACATGGAACTAAGTGATACGGTCGGAGAAGAGGCTTCCCCACCGCCGACATGGCTTTACCTAAGGGATGATAAGGTAAATTATGATGTATCTATGCCGTTATCGGTATCTGGGTGTTTTAGTATACTTACCTTAAATCAGACGCCGTCAGGTATTTTAAAAAAGGTAAAGAATATTTGCGAGGAAGCATTTGAAGAGATCTTAACTGAAATGAATGACAGCTACAGGCAGTTTCAAAATGCGACGAAACAGCCGATTCATAAGCTTCCTTGGGAGAAAAAGGTTATTGATTTTTCAGCCCTTTATCAAGAAGCGTATGAAGCATACGGAGAACAGTTTGCACAGGCATATCACAAGAAAATGGACATGCTGCACGAAAAGATAAAGAGAAATGAGATGAGTCTTATTGCCTGCAATTTTGATTTAATTAATTTTATTTATAATTACATTGATGATCTGTCACCGAAAATTGTATATGGATTAATTCCGCCATATTATCCAAATGTATCAAATTTGTTCTTTGAGAATTTAGGGGATTCGATTAAAAATATTGCGGAAGAGTTAAATGAATTTACTATGAAGGAGTGGGAACAAGAATATATAAAAGAATATTTTTATACAGGAATATCTGATTTGAGTTACACGAGTATAGGAAATGTAAAGCAAGTGACAAAGTCGTTAGAAGACTCCATGCCGTTTTTTGGAAAAATGTATAATATCCCAGCCGCAAGCATCGAAAAAATAAGTATGCCGGTCATTAATATCGGTCCATGGGGAAAGGATTTCCATAAATTAACGGAACGTGTACTGAAAGAAGATCTGTACGAAAGAACTCCAAGAATTATAAAGCATGCTATTGACAGGACGTTAAAGCAATTAGTATAA